In Gigantopelta aegis isolate Gae_Host chromosome 14, Gae_host_genome, whole genome shotgun sequence, the following proteins share a genomic window:
- the LOC121389270 gene encoding bursicon-like — translation MYHGQDQLYSVDYTNMPSTTERYGIYWLLTMLVLIAVVDSTRTSRLACRRHRIRMTIAHKDCVPKIVPSFGCSGTCSSNDRLSNNGTVSSSICCHEDQSRSVTVPLICPRFDGSGFTRMRIRVHFPVSCKCAPCDDLEQQSV, via the exons ATGTATCATGGTCAAGATCAGCTCTATTCTGTAGACT ATACCAACATGCCATCAACAACAGAACGGTACGGCATCTACTGGCTGCTGACCATGTTAGTGTTAATCGCAGTAGTAGACTCCACCCGAACCAGTCGACTGGCGTGCAGGCGGCACCGGATCCGCATGACGATTGCGCACAAAGACTGTGTCCCCAAGATAGTTCCGTCGTTTGGGTGCTCCGGGACGTGTTCGTCCAATGACAGACTATCTAACAACGGCACCGTGTCGTCCTCCATCTGTTGCCATGAAGACCAATCCAGATCTGTTACAGTTCCTCTTATTTGTCCAAGATTCGACGGAAGCGGCTTCACGAGAATGAGAATTAGAGTGCATTTTCCGGTGTCATGCAAATGTGCTCCTTGTGATGATTTGGAACAGCAATCTGTATAG